A genomic stretch from Setaria italica strain Yugu1 chromosome VII, Setaria_italica_v2.0, whole genome shotgun sequence includes:
- the LOC101754019 gene encoding transcription factor E2FA isoform X1, producing MAAAAGGAAGEARARALLQRHQPFAPPPGEYHNFGAPADAGEEVVEAVVLRTPLKRKHNREGNEAAESNDWMMSPGYANAGSSPVPTPPSGKGLKPSAKPKATKGQKPCPQTPLNFGSPGNPSTPVGGCRYDSSLGLLTKKFLNLLKGAPGGIVDLNNAAETLEVQKRRIYDITNVLEGIGLIEKKLKNNIRWKGIDDSRPGEVSDDMSILQADIEALTLQEQNLDERINEMRDRLRELTEDENNQKWLYVTDDDIKSLPCFQNQTLIAIKAPHGTTLEVPDPDEVNDYPQRRYRIVLRSTMGPIDVYLVSQFEEMSGMETPPRPTPTISMDSLENPRTPLAAECSKSAGIEPNIQEGFTLPPDAPSSSQDNGGMMKIVPSELDTDADYWLLSDTGVSITDMWKTAPDVEWDGIEKFNAEDFLEVSTPRQQDKPADVVDPRV from the exons atggcggcggcggccggcggcgctgccggcgAGGCCAGGGCGCGGGCGCTGCTGCAGCGGCACCAGCcgttcgcgccgccgcccggcgagTACCACAACTTCGGCGCGCCCGcggacgccggcgaggaggtggtggaggccgtCGTCCTCAGGACGCCA TTGAAACGGAAACATaacagagaaggaaatgaagcTGCCGAATCAAATGACTGGATGATGAGCCCTGGATATGCTAATGCAGGCAGCAGTCCAGTTCCTACACCACCTTCAGGGAAAGGTTTAAAACCTTCTGCCAAGCCTAAGGCTACCAAGGGCCAGAAACCTTGCCCTCAGACCCCTTTGAATTTTG GTTCTCCAGGCAATCCTTCTACTCCTGTTGGTGGCTGCCGCTATGATAGCTCCCTAG GGCTCTTGACAAAGAAGTTCCtgaacttgctaaaaggtgcaCCTGGTGGCATAGTTGATCTAAATAACGCTGCGGAAACTCTAGAG GTACAGAAAAGGCGTATATATGACATTACTAATGTTCTTGAAGGGATAGGGCTGATAGAAAAGAAGCTTAAGAACAATATCCGTTGGAA AGGAATAGATGACTCACGGCCAGGAGAAGTTAGTGATGATATGTCCATTTTACAG GCAGATATTGAAGCTCTTACACTGCAAGAGCAGAATTTGGATGAACGAATAAA TGAAATGCGAGACAGGTTAAGGGAGCTCACTGAAGATGAAAATAATCAAAA GTGGCTTTATGTTACAGATGATGATATCAAATCTTTGCCATGCTTtcag AATCAAACTCTAATTGCTATAAAAGCACCGCATGGTACAACTTTGGAAGTCCCAGATCCTGATGAG GTTAATGATTATCCTCAAAGAAGGTACAGGATTGTGCTGAGGAGTACCATGGGTCCGATAGATGTGTACCTAGTTAG TCAATTTGAGGAGATGAGTGGCATGGAGACTCCTCCAAGGCCTACACCAACAATAAGCATGGATTCTCTAGAGAATCCTAGGACGCCTTTGGCTGCAGAATGCAGCAAATCTGCAGGAATAGAACCTAACATTCAAGAAGGGTTTACACTACCTCCTGATGCTCCTAGTAGTTCGCAGGACAACGGAGGGATGATGAAGATTGTCCCTTCAGAACTTGAT ACTGATGCAGACTACTGGCTCTTATCAGACACAGGAGTTAGCATCACGGACATGTGGAAGACAGCAC CAGATGTGGAGTGGGACGGGATTGAGAAATTCAACGCGGAGGATTTCCTGGAAGTCAGCACGCCCCGGCAGCAGGATAAACCGGCCGACGTCGTGGACCCTCGTGTATAA
- the LOC101754019 gene encoding transcription factor E2FA isoform X2, producing the protein MAAAAGGAAGEARARALLQRHQPFAPPPGEYHNFGAPADAGEEVVEAVVLRTPLKRKHNREGNEAAESNDWMMSPGYANAGSSPVPTPPSGKGLKPSAKPKATKGQKPCPQTPLNFGSPGNPSTPVGGCRYDSSLGLLTKKFLNLLKGAPGGIVDLNNAAETLEVQKRRIYDITNVLEGIGLIEKKLKNNIRWKGIDDSRPGEVSDDMSILQADIEALTLQEQNLDERINEMRDRLRELTEDENNQKWLYVTDDDIKSLPCFQNQTLIAIKAPHGTTLEVPDPDEVNDYPQRRYRIVLRSTMGPIDVYLVSQFEEMSGMETPPRPTPTISMDSLENPRTPLAAECSKSAGIEPNIQEGFTLPPDAPSSSQDNGGMMKIVPSELDTDADYWLLSDTGVSITDMWKTAHVEWDGIEKFNAEDFLEVSTPRQQDKPADVVDPRV; encoded by the exons atggcggcggcggccggcggcgctgccggcgAGGCCAGGGCGCGGGCGCTGCTGCAGCGGCACCAGCcgttcgcgccgccgcccggcgagTACCACAACTTCGGCGCGCCCGcggacgccggcgaggaggtggtggaggccgtCGTCCTCAGGACGCCA TTGAAACGGAAACATaacagagaaggaaatgaagcTGCCGAATCAAATGACTGGATGATGAGCCCTGGATATGCTAATGCAGGCAGCAGTCCAGTTCCTACACCACCTTCAGGGAAAGGTTTAAAACCTTCTGCCAAGCCTAAGGCTACCAAGGGCCAGAAACCTTGCCCTCAGACCCCTTTGAATTTTG GTTCTCCAGGCAATCCTTCTACTCCTGTTGGTGGCTGCCGCTATGATAGCTCCCTAG GGCTCTTGACAAAGAAGTTCCtgaacttgctaaaaggtgcaCCTGGTGGCATAGTTGATCTAAATAACGCTGCGGAAACTCTAGAG GTACAGAAAAGGCGTATATATGACATTACTAATGTTCTTGAAGGGATAGGGCTGATAGAAAAGAAGCTTAAGAACAATATCCGTTGGAA AGGAATAGATGACTCACGGCCAGGAGAAGTTAGTGATGATATGTCCATTTTACAG GCAGATATTGAAGCTCTTACACTGCAAGAGCAGAATTTGGATGAACGAATAAA TGAAATGCGAGACAGGTTAAGGGAGCTCACTGAAGATGAAAATAATCAAAA GTGGCTTTATGTTACAGATGATGATATCAAATCTTTGCCATGCTTtcag AATCAAACTCTAATTGCTATAAAAGCACCGCATGGTACAACTTTGGAAGTCCCAGATCCTGATGAG GTTAATGATTATCCTCAAAGAAGGTACAGGATTGTGCTGAGGAGTACCATGGGTCCGATAGATGTGTACCTAGTTAG TCAATTTGAGGAGATGAGTGGCATGGAGACTCCTCCAAGGCCTACACCAACAATAAGCATGGATTCTCTAGAGAATCCTAGGACGCCTTTGGCTGCAGAATGCAGCAAATCTGCAGGAATAGAACCTAACATTCAAGAAGGGTTTACACTACCTCCTGATGCTCCTAGTAGTTCGCAGGACAACGGAGGGATGATGAAGATTGTCCCTTCAGAACTTGAT ACTGATGCAGACTACTGGCTCTTATCAGACACAGGAGTTAGCATCACGGACATGTGGAAGACAGCAC ATGTGGAGTGGGACGGGATTGAGAAATTCAACGCGGAGGATTTCCTGGAAGTCAGCACGCCCCGGCAGCAGGATAAACCGGCCGACGTCGTGGACCCTCGTGTATAA
- the LOC101754413 gene encoding uncharacterized protein LOC101754413 — MPSAPAVVPPELPKLSPTSQQALRPRSPLANGSAGGDFELRHWRRPKKRAAPSPPWAPPVIQIPEGAGSDDDSNSSGGGGGRHGYTSLRDILSSPEYALTAGGSPAACGGVLGGGCGSCGDIHMIRHPLVKHAAYAYLQMTPSAREDPARRGRRWRSPLCRLLLGCLSFIGALFRP, encoded by the coding sequence ATGCCGTCGGCGCCAGCCGTCGTGCCGCCGGAGTTGCCGAAGCTTTCGCCGACGTCGCAGCAAGCCCTCCGGCCGCGCTCTCCGCTCGCCAacggctcggccggcggcgactTCGAGCTGCGGCACTGGCGCAGGCCCAAGAAgcgcgcggcgccgtcgccgccgtgggcgCCGCCGGTTATCCAGATCCCGGAAGGCGccgggagcgacgacgacagcaacagcagcggcggtggcggcggaaggCACGGGTACACCAGCCTCCGGGACATCCTGTCGTCGCCGGAGTACGCCTTGACGGCGGGCGGCTCGCCCgcggcctgcggcggcgtcctcggcggcggTTGCGGCAGCTGCGGGGACATACACATGATCCGGCACCCGCTTGTGAAGCACGCGGCGTACGCGTACCTGCAGATGACGCCGTCGGCCAGGGAGGaccccgcccgccgcggccggcgctggCGGAGCCCGCTCTGCCGCCTCCTGCTCGGCTGCCTCAGCTTCATCGGGGCGCTCTTCCGGCCCTGA
- the LOC101754816 gene encoding putative HVA22-like protein g isoform X2, which produces MLGELLSKILLLLFGYAMPAFECFKTVETRPNDAHMLRFWCQYWIIVAMVIAFESVISWMPMYSEMKLAFFVYLWYPKTKGSDVVYDTFLRPIVMQYEPNIEQRLLHLRAKSGQLISFYVKNFADKGTAFFMDVLRYVVSEKPEGSSAEKNKKSGWSPFATKRRPPSPPPQESIFDSNPDAAVLAEALRATIGGANPRRPTNGKHY; this is translated from the exons ATGTTGGGGGAGCTCCTCTCGAAGATCCTGCT GCTGCTCTTCGGGTACGCGATGCCGGCGTTCGAGTGCTTCAAGACGGTCGAGACGCGCCCCAACGACGCGCACATGCTCCGCTTCTGGTGCCAGTACTG GATTATTGTGGCCATGGTTATAGCCTTCGAGAGCGTGATCTCTTG GATGCCAATGTATTCCGAAATGAAGTTAGCTTTCTTTGTCTACCTCTGGTACCCAAAAACAAAG GGAAGTGATGTTGTATATGACACCTTTCTTCGGCCCATAGTGATGCAATACGAACCAAACATTGAGCAGAGGCTACTGCATCTGAGGGCGAAATCCGGTCAACTGATTAGCTTCTACGTCAAGAATTTCGCAGACAAAGGGACGGCCTTCTTCATGGATGTCCTCCGCTATGTCGTATCTGAGAAACCTGAAGGATCCAGTGCAGAG AAGAACAAGAAGTCGGGCTGGAGCCCCTTCGCCACCaagcgccggccgccgtcaccgccaccGCAGGAGTCCATTTTCGACAGCAACCCTGACGCGGCCGTGCTGGCCGAGGCTCTGCGCGCCACCATCGGCGGCGCCAACCCCCGGCGACCGACAAACGGCAAGCATTACTAG
- the LOC101754816 gene encoding putative HVA22-like protein g isoform X1 yields the protein MLGELLSKILLLLFGYAMPAFECFKTVETRPNDAHMLRFWCQYWIIVAMVIAFESVISWMPMYSEMKLAFFVYLWYPKTKGSDVVYDTFLRPIVMQYEPNIEQRLLHLRAKSGQLISFYVKNFADKGTAFFMDVLRYVVSEKPEGSSAEQKNKKSGWSPFATKRRPPSPPPQESIFDSNPDAAVLAEALRATIGGANPRRPTNGKHY from the exons ATGTTGGGGGAGCTCCTCTCGAAGATCCTGCT GCTGCTCTTCGGGTACGCGATGCCGGCGTTCGAGTGCTTCAAGACGGTCGAGACGCGCCCCAACGACGCGCACATGCTCCGCTTCTGGTGCCAGTACTG GATTATTGTGGCCATGGTTATAGCCTTCGAGAGCGTGATCTCTTG GATGCCAATGTATTCCGAAATGAAGTTAGCTTTCTTTGTCTACCTCTGGTACCCAAAAACAAAG GGAAGTGATGTTGTATATGACACCTTTCTTCGGCCCATAGTGATGCAATACGAACCAAACATTGAGCAGAGGCTACTGCATCTGAGGGCGAAATCCGGTCAACTGATTAGCTTCTACGTCAAGAATTTCGCAGACAAAGGGACGGCCTTCTTCATGGATGTCCTCCGCTATGTCGTATCTGAGAAACCTGAAGGATCCAGTGCAGAG CAGAAGAACAAGAAGTCGGGCTGGAGCCCCTTCGCCACCaagcgccggccgccgtcaccgccaccGCAGGAGTCCATTTTCGACAGCAACCCTGACGCGGCCGTGCTGGCCGAGGCTCTGCGCGCCACCATCGGCGGCGCCAACCCCCGGCGACCGACAAACGGCAAGCATTACTAG